The Podarcis muralis chromosome 16, rPodMur119.hap1.1, whole genome shotgun sequence genomic interval ggcctcccccccccccgtctctcttCTCCTTACCAGCCAGCGCATACACAGCGTTCAGGGTCCTGCAGGGTCCAGCAGGTAATGATGgaagctctccccacccctttctgtCTTATGCCTTAGGAGAGCCCATCCTCTTGGCCGAGCTGAAGCCAGGGCAGCCTCAGCAATACGACTGGAAAGCCAGCTGCGAGACGTGGAGCGTGGCCTTTTCCCCGGACGGCAGGTGGTTTGCCTGGTCTCAGGGCCACTGCATTGTCAAGCTGCTCCCATGGCCTTTGGAGGGAACCCAGCAGTGAGTAGCCACCTTGacggggcgggggtggggtggggtgtctgGAGCTACTTTTGGCTCTCCAGCGTTTGTTGTTTCTATGCTAGGTGAAGCCCCTGTCTACATTATACGTTTAAAGCAGCATTGTTTCACTTTAAACAATCGTGCCCCACCCCCCCATGCCCCCCCAGATCCTGGAAGTATAGTCTGTTAAGGTTGCCTATTCAGGTCAGGGCCCAGTTTCAGGTGCTTAAAGCCATAAACGACTCGTCATTAAGAAAGGCAGAGAGGGACTTTAGGTTGTTCCACCCCCAGCCCCCTGAAGCTCATGGGGCTGGCAACcccgggagagggccttctctgtggcagcccctaacacaggggtcagcaaactttttcagcagggggttggtccactgtccctcagacattgtagggggccggactatattttgaagggggggaaatgaacgaactcaaatgccccacaaataacccagagatgcattttaaataaaagcacacattctgctcatgtaggAATAGAGAAGgcgattgagaaggcgattaggcctcatccagcccccaggccttagtttacctacccatgcccTAAGTTGTGAAACTCCTTCCTCACAGAGGTGCATCTCACACCCTTCATTATATAGTCTTTGGTGAATGCTGGAGGCAAGCCTCTTTGTGCTGGCTTCttttatttttaggacccacttgatttctgtggtgttgttttttaaactgttcggttgttttttaaactgttcttaatattgtgctttaattgttCAAACCCGCCCTCGGACCTTAGGGTGGGTTATGttattgagagttgttaggagaccctattctcctcacacagctacagttcccagcagggGTGGAATTGGTAATACGGTgccctgagcgaggacaaaatttggcaacACCGCCCTCCCCTCAATTTTTATATTCTTTTCACAATAAtcccttttggtacagttgctcttttatggatcttctcagtaggtacctaTATAAATaaaggtggtattattattattattattattattattattattattattattttgtgccccCTCAGTTTGGTGCCCTGGGCAATTTCCCTGTACCGcccattaaaccacagagcctaggacttgccgatcagaaggttggtggttcgaatccccgcgacggggtgagcttccgttgcttggttcctgctcctgccaacctagcagttcgaaagcacgtcaaagtgcaagcagataaataggtaccgctccagcgggaaggtaaacggcgtttccgtgtgctgttctggtttgccagaagtggcttagtcatgctggccacatgacccggaagctgtacgccggcttcctcagccaataaagtgagatgagtgccgcaaccccagagttggtcacgactggacctaatggtcaggggtccctttacctttttattattattttgtgccccCTCAGTTTGGTGCCCTGGGCAATTTCTCTGCACCGCCCTCAGTCTGGCactgttcccagaattccttgggaagagggatcacCCATTAAACCActttggaaattgtagctctgggaggtgaatgcgggtctcctaagaactctcatcCCCTCTTaatggactacacttcccaggattctttgggggaagccgtgactgtttaaagtgcagCTCTAACGCCATTGTGCAGACGGGGCCTATGCTAGacttgtaagctccttgggaacAGAGACCAGTACTGTCTTAGGTGACCTGCTTGCCTGCTCCCCACAGGAACTGCAAAGCTTCGGAGTACACGAAAGCTGAGGCCAGGGGCCGTGGCAGGGCTAAGGAGAAGACGCTAGAGTGTGGGCAGATCGTCTGGGGCTTGGCCTTCAGCTCCTGGCTGCCTTCCCGTTCAAGGAAACACATCCTGTGGGCGCCGAGTCCTGCGTGTTTGGTTCTTGCCACTGGCCTGAATGACGGGCAAATCAAAGTCTGGGAGGTGCAGACAGGTAACCTGGCTCTGTTCTTCTCTGCTGGAAAAAACAAAGGTGGTCTTTGCatcaagggggttggactagatgacccttggtgtcccttccaagtctgcaaTTGTAGGAGTCTACGATCACTCCCCTTTAGCCCACAATGTCTGCTGAAGCTGCTGCCCATTCTTACCAGTGTGAGGTCTGAATGTGAGTGCGAGGGAGTGAAGGAAATTGGTTCATGTGTGTCTCTCCCCCTGGcacaggctcctctcctctccccagtgTTATTTAACATATCTGAAAGCGCTGGGAATGGTCATTAGGAGTTTAGGAACAAGGTGTacaccagtatgctgatgacgGGCAGCTCTCTTTCTCCCTAACTTCTGAAGCAGGAGAAGCTGAATCAACTCTGGATAAATCATATGTTTgtggtaaactgctttgataaaTAAACGAGAGCATCAGGGGTGGTGGAACCTATGTCCCTCCTGGTATTtctagactccagttcccatcagtccctgccagcGTGGCCAAgggtggggatgatgggagttgtattccagcagcatctggagagctgcaggttccccacgcCTGAATTACATCCTCTTTAGGCCCATCAAGACCCATCTTCTTTAGaacaatgggacacgggtggcgctgtgggttaaaccacagagcctagaggttgccgatcagaaggtcggtggtttgaatccccgcgacggggtgagctcctgttgttcggtctctgctcctgccagccaacctagcagttcgaaagcacatcaagtgcaagtagataaataggtaccactctggcgggaaggtaaacggcgtttccgtgcgccagtaaagcgagatgagtgccacaaccccagagtcggtcacgactggacctaatggtcaggggttcctttaccttacctttagaACAATATGGTTCTGGTTCTGGGGTGGTGATAATCACGCCTTGCCGTCTGCTGCTCCTTCCAGGGCGTTTGCTGTTCAACCTCTCAGGACATCAGGACGTGGTGAGAGACTTGAGCTTTGCGCCTGGTGACAGCCGTTCAATCCTCATCTCTGCCTCGCGTGACAAAACCCTGCGCGTCTGGGACCTGGGTCAAAATGGTAAGAGTGAGCGATGTGGTCCTTTGTCTGGGTGTGGGAAATGGGCATACAGCGTAAAGCACATTTAAACCACATTGGTTTgccccgaagaatcctgggaagtgtggttCACCCTTCTCAGCccccttaaactacaattcccacaattctttgggcaGGGCAGCGGAATGTGCTTTCATTGTATGCTGTGTACGCAGCCCAGGGCAGTTTGGCAGGAAACTTAGCAGCATGGCAATTGAGCATATAGATCACATTTTCAGAGGTGCCTTCTGGgttattaatttttttgtaagCTAAACGCCTTTGCATTTTCCTGCTTCTCTTCAGCCTGCCTGAGAAAAATTGGGAAAAGCAGATTATGCTAGGAGTGCCAAACGTGGCCCTTGAGGCCCCTCTGTCTGGCCCCTGGAACTCTCCCTAGGCCATGCCCCCTCTGGATCATATCTGTTTTTTCTACGTTGGCTTGTGGGAGTCAGTGTGATTTGTCTTCTGCATATAGATGCAATAGATGACCCTTCGATCTCTACGATTTATGACTCTTAACGTGCTAATGCTTTTCTCAATTTTCCCAGGGAAACAACTGAAGGTGCTGTCTGGACACATGCGCTGGGTCTACTGCTGCTGCACCTCCCCTGATGGTCGGATGCTGTGCTCTGCAGCTGGAGAGAAATCGGTGGGTCTTGCCTGAGTGGTGGTGAAGACAGTGAGTGGCCCCTCTGACccccatagcagcagcagcagtcaaccTCTACCTGGGGTGTGTTCTTACCaggccattttaaaaagaaacaggctCTCCAACAAATTCCCCATCAGATACCCCGTACTAAGCAAACAACAGCAAAATATCTAAGTTCAAGGTCAGGGGTGAGGGTCCTTTTCCGGCCTGAGGACCGCATTCCCTTCTAGACCACATTCTGGGGGCCACACTGGGCAGTAGGCTGTTTTATCCCGGCAGGCCTTTGAGAAcagtctggtttgtttgtttttgaattgattttagttGTGCTATGCTGTTTTTACTATCTGTATTTCAAtagatttggttttttaaataatcgTTTAAAATCTGATTAGGGTTTAAGTTCCTTTTCCCCAAGTATGTTTTTAGATTTTTGTCATCTCCatgtgatgttttaatgtgttgaaGCCGCTTGCAAGTTCCCAGTCTGAAGGAAAAGGcaggaacgctctccccagagaggctcgcctggcgccttcgttaCATATATATTTAGGagccatccctagctaacaggaccagtggtcagggatgatgggagttgtagtcccaaaacatctggagggccgagtttgcctatgcctggtctaatctTATGGTCCTGTTATTCATATATTCATATTTATCCATTACCTATTATATTCCATATAAACTCGTTCCAAATAGCATTATGCTTATCTAGAGGAAGTCTGCATCTGTAAGTGATCAGTTCCTATGTCACTAATAGTGTCATGTTGTCAACCCAATGATTTAGGGGAATTGTATCTttgttcttccagttcatcagtatcagtctcttAGTCACCATTAGGGCATGTAGAACCTATTTTTGCTATCCTGTCATCCCTTTCCATACAGGAGGTATAAAGTTCAGAAGAATATGCACCTCTTAAACTCCTCCGTAACGTATTATTAATATCTAACACAAATGTTCTTCCCAAACAGAGGCCCTCAAAGTGTTTCACCCTGCTTGGGCTGTGCCACTcatctgacaatgcctcttgcttgtgtgGATGGAGGAgcatgtgtatttgtgtgtgtaaacatttcccccctcttttgctCTTTGCCCCgcctgtggcccccagaaggttgcaacAGCAGGGAATGTGTCCCTCTTGTTTGGATAAAGATTCCCTGCTTCTGTGGTTGCGTCCTGACTTTTGCCTCCCTTCCAGGCCCTGCTATGGAGTATGGATTCCTACAGCCTCCTCAGGAAACTGGAGGGGCACCAGGGCTGCGTCGTATCCTGCGCCTTCTCCCCGGACTCTGCGCTTCTCGCGACTGCCTCGTACGACACCTATGTGATCCTCTGGGATCCTTGCACAGGGGAGCAGCTGAAATCCCTCTGGTAAGGGAGTCAGCTATCGGAAGGGGTGCAGGCCTCTGGCTTTGCCAAGGAAGCGGTTGTTTTGGTTGGCACTTGTCGCCTGCCCCACCCCTGTTTTGAGAAGAAAACACTACTCCAGGGGAATGCCGGTTTTGACTGACTGAATGGTAATGCTGAGGCTGATGTTTGGTGTACAGGGAGAAGTGAGGTGGTCTGGGGTTGTGGCGGGTGTGTCAAAACACCTTCGACTGTTTCTGCAACAGAGTCTCTGTGCCCTAAGTCCTTGAGCTGCCCAGCCAGAATGAAAGAGGAgctttttagccactgagaagaaATCTTAGGATCTTGGGAATTGTAGACTTGCAAAGGACCACAAGGGActtctagtccagctccctgcaatgcagaaaccttTTGCCTTGGGCGATTCATTGTATTTGAAAGCTTTAGTGTGTGCAAAATGAGCCTTCCCAGCAGCGCTAACTGGCGATAACACAACCACCTTGGTATTGCTGAGTAAACCGTAGCAgcacaggaaaccatggtttctaTTCAGACTTGAACAGACCTTTTTGATAAGCTGCAGTTCAGCCGTTTCATGCTGGATCTTCCCTTCTAAGTTTCTTTCTTCtgggatagccaccttcaaagatGGGTAACAGAATGACCCCTTTAGGTTGAAGGTATCTCTCCTGACTTCTGGAGGGAAACAGACCAACCTTTCCTTTCTTCTGCAGCCACATTCCGCTGCAGCCGGCCCTGGACCATGGCGCTGACTTCCATGCCAGCTCCCTGCGATCGGCCTGCTTCTCACCTGAAGGCCTCTACCTGGCGACGGTGGCAGATGACAGGTGAGTTTCTGTTGCCTTCCTGTTCATGGTGCGCTCTTCATGCAAAATGATGGCTGTTAGTGATGGCCAggtatttttgcctggcatgGGGGGCCTTCAAGTCAGGACCAAGATGCTTGAGTTAGGGTTGAAAGAAGGGAGAGGCACTTTACCTTGTTAAAATGTTTCTTGGCGGTAGTGCACACAGTGTTTGAAATTATCCAGGTGCATTTTGCCCCAGGCTATTGGCcatttgtgggacgcgggtggcgctgtgggtataacctcagtgtctaggacttgccgatcgtatggtcggtggttcgaatccccgcggtggggtgagctccttcgttcggtccctgctcctgcccacctagcagttcgaaagcacttttaagtgcaagtagataaataggtaccgctttatagcaggaaggtaaacggcgtttccgtgtgctgcgctggtgctggctcgccagctgcagcttcgtcacgctggccacgtgacccggaagtgtcttcggacggtgacggctcacggcctctagagcgagatgagcacgcaaccctagagtcggacacaactggcccgtacgggctggggtacctttacctttacctattggccATTTGTAACCAGGTGAAGACACCTGGGCTCCAGGATGGCTTCTGAcatcaccatctggaggtgcatgcctggggattaTTGGATTTTGCCTGTTTTtacacactaataccccatcctgtagaattctatccattatattttacctgcacaatcaggatgaatttcaggaaccaaaatgctttttctgtgcagcctgtgCATGAGCATTGAACAACCTGTTgactgctcacagttgtgaagaacattcttacgttatgaatggtccatgttaccattaaaaaagagagaggtaggaataggccgatagatatgtggactgtccctggatcaagtgacttttcttctttcagtTCCCTAAGTTCTTAACTTAGCTCAAGgtggtcatctgaactagccagatgtttaactgagaatcaatcaccgtcagtccatcctttgaaaaataagacttttgaGCTGTCTTCCcggcgactgtaaccttggtttaaggagccatttggcgcttAGCTTATATACCCGAGTTTCTAACGCTGAGTGGAAATGGCTTGCGTGGAGGATAAAGTGGTCAGTGGCCACAGTGCTAGAATGGCCACAGCCCACAGGGGCCTACTTTTACCTTCCATTGTTGAAGGCAGTGCATTCCTCTGAATACGAGTTGCTGGAATCTGCAAGTGGGGAGAGATGCggcacttgggtcctgcttgggggcttcccacgggcatctggctggccgctgtgagCGGAGGATGCTTGCTTGGGCTTTGACCTGATCCAAACAGCCAGGATTTTCTGATGCTCTCAACAGCTAACAagttgcctctgggaagcccatgaGGATGCCATGAAACCCTGTTGCCTGCCCCCAGTTATCTGTTGTTCCCAACCCCTGACGCAGAtgataacaaccaccaccaccaccacaacaacaacaacaacaacaatttattatttataccccacccatctgactgggtttccctagccactctgggcagctcccaaccaaatattaaaaacacgaaacaggattaaacattaaaaacttccctggacagggctgccttcagatggcttctgaatgtcaggtagttgtttatcgctttgacatctgatgggagggcgttccacaggacgggcgccactaccaagaaggccctctgcctggttccctgtaacttgacttctcgtagtgagggaaccgccagaaggccctcggcgctggacctcagtgtccgggcagaatgatgggggtggagacgctccttcaggtatactgggccgaggctgtttagggctttaaaggtcaggaccaacactttgaattgtgcttggaaacgtactgggagccaatgtaggcctctCAGGACCGATGTtgtatggtcttggcagccactctgtcaccagtctagctgccacattctggattaattgcagtttccgggtcaccttcaaaggtagccccatgtagagcacattgcagtagtccaagcgggagattactagagcatgcaccactctgttgAGACAGtctacaggcaggtagggtctcagcctgcataccagatggagctgatagacagctgccctggacacagaattgacctgcgcctccatggacagctgtgagtccaaaatgacttccaggctgtgcacctggtccttcaggggcacagttaccccattcaggacctaggcgtcctccacaccagcccctccctctgtcccccaagaatagtacttctgtcttgtcaggattcaacctcaatctgttagccgccatccatcctccaaccgcctccagacactcacactgGACCTTCACTGGTttcgatttgaaagagaggtagagctgggtaccatctgcatattgatgaacacacAGCCCATACCCCCTGATGATTtttcccagcggcttcatgtaggtgttaaaaagcatgggggagatggaaccctgaggcacccaacaggtgagagcccaggggtctgaacactcatcccccaacaccaatttctggacatggcccaggaggaagaagTGGAACCACTGtgtaacagtgcccccagctcctctagacggcCCAGAAAGATGTCATGggtgatggtatcaaaggccagcCTTATCCAGCGggcctcttctgatgttctttggACTAGTTTTCCAGATAAGGGttcctctctcttctcttccAGGCTCCTGAGGATCTGGGCCTTGGAGCTGGGGAGCCCTGTTGCCTTTGCCCCAGTGAAGAATGGGCTCTGCTGCACCTATTTCCCCCACGGGGGGATCATTGCTACAGGGTAAGTTCTTCAGCAGGAAGCCAAAGGGCAGCTTCCTTTTTCCaaatcgcagaattgtagagttggaagggaccttgagggtcttGTAggccgaccccctgcaatgcagaaatacacAGGTGGGGGGATCAAACCCACGACATTGGCATTAAGcagcaccacactctagccaactgagctaactTCCAACTGGGCATGGGTCCAAGAAACTGGCATGGACTGACCTGGGAAGATGGAGCTTCCACTTTGAAAGAAGTCATGCTTCTAGCTCTCATGGTTAGAGCGAAGTGAGTGGCAGTTGCCCGTTAAAGCACATTTTcaaggagggccatagctcagtagtataGCATCTGCCTATCTCtgtcccaggttaaatccccggcatctccagacAGGACTGGAAATGTCCGCTGCTTGAAACTCtgcagagttgctgccagtcagtgttggcagtaCTGAGCGAGATGGGcctatggtctgactcagtcgaaggcaccttcctgtgttccagACTTCTCGAGTCACCTCTGCACTATTGTACCACTTCAACAGCCATTGTGTCcctaaaagaatcctgggaactgtagtttgcccctcccAGGACTCCCACTCCCAgaacaaactagagttcccaggatgcaTTGAGAGGGAGCCATGTGTTCTAAATGTGTGGCGTAGATGTGACTTGGTGTTCACGCTTGGAGAGTGAAGGGCAGGATGGCCTTTGCCCAGTGGCAGAACATCACCTTTGCATGGAGAAAGACttaagttcaattcctggcatttccaggtaccgCTAGGAGAGAACCTTCCCCGAAACTTCAGAAAGCAGCTGCCAGCTAGTGTAAACCAGTGGTCTCCAAATTGGCGCTGCACCTCCTGGGGAGAGGTGGGGTTGCCTAGtgggggtgctaagaggcaagggggggcGGCAGGGGGATGTAAGTGGCTGGCAGACTTTGAAGAGCTGGTGTCACTGGATCAAGATAAtctgttttgttgaattaaatagttttaattggatttttaacAAACGTGAATTCATTGTGAATGACTTGAATATTCTTGTGTCAGTGGGTCTCGCAAACTGCTATTCCGAATAAtactttttatagggtagggggccgcactggggatgagtttatgcaGCCGAGAAGGTGGCAGCCCCCCAAATTTTGAAAACCCACAAATGAAGAtgttactgagctagatggatccaaATTCCCCCATATATAGCAACTTCTTACATTCCAAAAACAAACAGCGGAAGACTGACTTTTGGTAGCCATGGGAAAGGGGGAT includes:
- the WSB2 gene encoding WD repeat and SOCS box-containing protein 2 — its product is MEAPPGEPGQPRPLREPPAAEREAAEGEPILLAELKPGQPQQYDWKASCETWSVAFSPDGRWFAWSQGHCIVKLLPWPLEGTQQNCKASEYTKAEARGRGRAKEKTLECGQIVWGLAFSSWLPSRSRKHILWAPSPACLVLATGLNDGQIKVWEVQTGRLLFNLSGHQDVVRDLSFAPGDSRSILISASRDKTLRVWDLGQNGKQLKVLSGHMRWVYCCCTSPDGRMLCSAAGEKSALLWSMDSYSLLRKLEGHQGCVVSCAFSPDSALLATASYDTYVILWDPCTGEQLKSLCHIPLQPALDHGADFHASSLRSACFSPEGLYLATVADDRLLRIWALELGSPVAFAPVKNGLCCTYFPHGGIIATGTRDGHAQFWTVPQALSSLKHLCRKVLRSCFTTYQVLKLPIPKKMKDFLTYRTL